One Alphaproteobacteria bacterium genomic window, CCGCGCGATCACCCCGGCATCGTTCGGCGCAAAGCCCACGGCCTCGAACGTGGCGGCGCACATGGCACGCAGGGCGTCGGCAGTGAAACGGGGCATCTGGCACTCCTGGAAGCACGCGGAAGGGAGTCCTGGTGTATGCCACACCTCAGGTCCGTAGCAAGATGTCGCTGCTCATCTGCGGCGGTTGAGGGTCAGGTTGGTCTCGCATTCGCGCTCTGTGCCGCGGGCGATCGAGAAGCTCGCTTCAGGTCTTTCTGTCAAGCCCATATGCGTTTGCGATCGACCCCATCCAGTTTCACATTAAGAGACATCCCGAACAACGGCCGATCTCCCAAGTTTAGTCGCCGTTTAGGATGGTCTCAATCCATGATGGCTTGGTTGACCAGGTTGCGCAGTATCATGCGGTAATGGCCGCGCTGCTTTACGCTTTGCATCATATAGACGACTATCATTTCCTTGGTTGGGTCGACCCAGAAATAGGTTCCGGCATAGCCGCCCCAGAAATACTCCCCAACCGAGCCGGGCCAGCGTGAGCGGCCGGCATGGGTGCGGACGGCGAAGCCCAACCCGAAGCCATATCCTGGGCCTGGCAGGTAGACAGTGCCGTCGCGGTTGATATCGCCGAGGTGATCAGCGGTCATGTAGGCGACCGTTTCCGAACCCAAAATCCGGACGCCATCCAGGCTGCCCTCTTCCAGCATCATCTGGCAGAAGCGGGCATAGTCCATCACCGTTGAGACTATGCCGTGGCCGCCGGCCAGCATGGCCGGCGGCGCCGTGATGTCTATCAGCGTGTCACTGAGGGGTTCGGCGACGCGATGGCGCTCGCTTTCGGGAACCCAGAAGCCGCTGTCGCTCATGCCGAGCGGCACTAGCACGCGCTCACGCATATAGGCATCCAATGTCGTGCCGGATACCGCCTCGATGAGTGCGCCAAGCACATCGGTGGAGCGGCCGTAGTCCCAAACTGTGCCCGGCTGGTAAAGCAGAGGCAGCTCAGCCAAGCGCTCGGCGTACTCGGCGATGCTCATGTCGAGCTCGAACTCTGCCATGCCCGCTTGCTTGTAGAGGTTCTTGATTGCGCCTGAGCCGATGAAGGCGTAGGTCAGGCCGGAGGTATGGCGCAAAAGGTCCTGCACCGTGATCGCCCGCGCCGCAGGCTCGAAGTGTGGGCCGACCCGCATCCCCTTGAAGGCCGGCAGATGAACCGATATGGGTTGCGATAGGTAAAGCTTCGCCTCCTCGTGCAGGGTCATGGCGGCGACGCTGACGATGGGCTTGGTCATGGAATAGATGCGGAAGATGGTGTCTTTCCGCATCGCGTCTCCGGTCGCCTTGTCACGATAGCCGAAGGCCTCGTAGTAGGCGATGCCGCCGCGCCGGGCTACCAGCACCACGGCGCCAGGAATCTCATCGGCATCGACGCCCGCTTGTAGCGTTGTACCAATAAGCGCCAGGCGCTCGCTTGACAGGCCGACTGATTCGGGGGTGACAGGCGTTAGGCTCCTGGCGTCGGCGGGAAGGGCCCAGACGAGAGCCAACAGGAACAAAGCTCTTTTCATCTTGATAAACCTCAGCTCCAGGTCTTGCGCGGGGGCGACTTTATTTCGATTTGCACGCTATCTTCGAGCGTTTCGTGGCGATGGGGTACACCGGCCGGATGGATCCAGGAATCGCCCGGTTCGGCAACGAAGCTTTCGCCGTCGATTTCGATGCGCATCCGGCCGCTTACCAGATAGCAGATCGACTCGTGGTCTACATGACTGTGCAGCGGATCGACCAGCCCCTTCTTGCGCTCAAGACGCATCAATAACATATCCTCTCCCACCAGAAGCGGCGCGATGGTGAGACCTGGCGGCTGCTCGGTATCTTCCAGGCTTTGTACACTCTCAGCCAGCACGCCGTCTGCCCGCGTGAAGCGGACCGGGCTCGGCGGTGGGACACGGCTATCGCTCATCGTAACGTCCGCAGGCTCCACGGACTCTCTCCGACCAGAAACGCGGTCAGATTGTCGTGTGGCCACATCACCGGGCTATTAGCCGACGACGTCGGTATCCATCTGGCCACTGATGCGGCGGCGGATGTGTGACCAGGACACACCGATGGCGAGGATTGTCGCTAACACGATGAGGGCGATATAGGTCATGGCCTCGCGGCTTTCGAGATCGAGTAAGTTGTTGTCGATCATCAGCCAGATAAGGACACCGAAAAAGGTCACGGAGAGAGTCACACCGATGGCGCCGATCGAGCGCCAGGTAGCACGCAGGAAGACCATGTAGATGATTAGCAACGCCAAGCCGACCAGAATCTTGAACGGGATGCTGTCACTCTCGCCAGCGGTTGCCCAGTGGTAGTACGAAAAAGCACTTGGGTTGAAGGTGCCAAGCACCAACACCATTGCCACGGCCCACCGGACCGTGAAGCTACTAGCGCTGAATCCCCCTACCGCCATTATTTGGCTCCACTGCCATGCAAATGTTCCGAAGCCTAACGTGCGGGCAGAGCTTTACGCAAGCCGGCCTAAGTTGTCTGATTATTATGTCATCTCTACGTCGTAGCCAGAATCTATCCTGACGTCCGCGCCAGCTTAGCGCGAGAACGTCGAAAAAGGTGAGGAAAACATCTGGCTGCAGGGCCGCCGTCGGTGCTAGCTGGATTCAGTTTTGCGTGATCGGCAGTATTAGATGGTCCAGGTGTAGCCGCGCCTGAGAACAGCGTTCCAGTCGATTGGCTCATCCCCTCGGGTGGCCTCGAGTTGGGCATGGACATCCCTGTCATAGGTCGGGCGTGGATCGCAGTAGAGCACGCCGAGCGCCACAGGAAAGCTCGGGCCCTCCATGGTAGCGAGCAGCATGGCGAGCGAGCGGTTGGTCTGGTCGTGCACTAGCACCTCGTCGTCTCGGCGCCGATATCCTGGAAGACTTCGCCCATCTTTCCCGACCGCCATGACCTCAAGCGTCATGGTGCCCGGGGCGAAACGCAATCCCTTGTCCCGCTTGGCACCGAAGATCAGTGGTTTGCCGTGCTCCACAAGCAATTGCCGTTCAGCCGCGACGTCGCGGGCAGTAAAGTCGGCAAAGACGTCGTCGTTGTAGACGATGCAGTTCTGGTAGATCTCGATGAAGGAGGCGCCACGATGAGCATGTGCCGCGCTCAACACGCCTCCGAGATGCTTGACAGCGGTATCGACCGCGCGGGCGACGAAGCGGGCACCTGAGCCGAGTGCCATGGAGCAGGCCGAAAGCGGCAGCTCGAGCGAGCCCATGGGCGTGGATGGCGAGCACGTGCCGACTCGCGAAGTGGGTGAATACTGCCCCTTGGTCAGGCCATAGATCTCATTGTTGAAAAGCAGGATCTGAAGATCGATGTTACGTCTGAGCACGTGCAGTAAATGGTTGCCGCCAATCGATAGCCCGTCGCCGTCACCGGTAACCACCCAGACATCGAGCTCCGGATTAGCTAGCTTGATGCCGGAGGCGAAAGCGGGCGCTCGGCCATGGATGGTGTGGAAGCCATAGGTCGACATATAATAGGGTAGGCGCGAAGAGCAGCCGATGCCCGAGACGAATACTGTTTTTGCGCGCTCAGCGCCGATATCGGCGAGGGTCTTCTGGATGCCCTTGAGGATGGCGTAGTCGCCACAGCCCGGGCACCATCTGGTCTCCTGGTCGGAGGTAAAATCCGCAGCTTTCAGCTTGGCGGCGGGCGCATCAACGGTCATTGTTGTTCTCCAGCGCCGCATCGATCGCGGCCGCGATCTCGGCCACTTTGAAGGGCTGGCCGTTCACCTTGTTGAGCTCCTTGACGGGCAACAGAAACTCGCTGCGCAGCATGCGGCTGAGCTGTCCGGTATTCATCTCGGGCACTAACACGTGGCGAAAGCGCTTCAGCAAATTCTCGAGGTTGGTCGGGAAGGGGTTGAGGTGCGTGAGGTGAATATGTGCAACGGATTTTCCCGCATCGTTCGCGCCACGCACCGCCTGGTCGATGGCGCCGAAGGTCGAGCCCCAGCCGACCACGGCTAACTCGCCCCCCTCGGAAGGCCCATAGGCCACGCTCTGCGGCGCGATACCGTTGGCGATACCGGTAACCTTGGCGGCACGAATGTTGGTCATGCGTTGATGATTATCCGGATCGTAGGAGATATTACCTGTGCCGAACTCCTTTTCGATTCCGCCGACGCGATGCTCGAGACCCAGCGTGCCGGGAATCGCCCAGGGCCGCGCCAGGGTTTCGGGATCGCGCATAAAAGCCTCGAAGCCTTCCACCTCGGTATGGAAGGTCACTGGGAAGCGTGGCAGGGTATCGATATCGGGGATGCGCCACGGCTCCGCCGCATTGCTGAGATAGCCGTCGGTCAGTAGGATGACCGGCGTCATATAGCGCGTCGCGATGCGCACCGCCTCGATCGCCATGTCGAAGCAATTGGCGGGCGAATAGGCCGCCAGCACCGGCAGCGGCGTATCGCCATTGCGTCCATAGACGGCTTGCATCAAGTCCGATTGCTCAGTCTTGGTCGGCATACCGGTCGAAGGCCCGGCGCGCTGCGAGTTCACCAGTATAAGCGGCAATTCTACCATGACAGCGAGACCCAATGCCTCAGTCTTAAGCGCCACGCCCGGACCCGAGCTCGTGGTCACACCAAGCTTTCCGGCATAGGAGGCACCGATGGCCGAGCAGACGGCGGCGATTTCATCCTCGGCTTGGAAGGTCGTTACACCCTGGCTCTTGAGGCCAGCTAGGATGTGTAGCAGCTGCGAGGCCGGGGTGATGGGGTAGGAGCCCAGCATCATCTTCAACCCAGCCAGGTCGCAGCCGATTGCCAGGCCCCAGGCTAGAGCCTCGCTGCCGCTGACGGCGCGGTAGAGGCCGGGCTCGATATCGGCACGGGGAATGGTGTGGCGCGTGAAGCCGTGCGGCAGCTCTGCCGTCT contains:
- a CDS encoding cupin domain-containing protein — protein: MSDSRVPPPSPVRFTRADGVLAESVQSLEDTEQPPGLTIAPLLVGEDMLLMRLERKKGLVDPLHSHVDHESICYLVSGRMRIEIDGESFVAEPGDSWIHPAGVPHRHETLEDSVQIEIKSPPRKTWS
- a CDS encoding DUF6524 family protein, whose protein sequence is MAVGGFSASSFTVRWAVAMVLVLGTFNPSAFSYYHWATAGESDSIPFKILVGLALLIIYMVFLRATWRSIGAIGVTLSVTFFGVLIWLMIDNNLLDLESREAMTYIALIVLATILAIGVSWSHIRRRISGQMDTDVVG
- a CDS encoding 2-oxoacid:ferredoxin oxidoreductase subunit beta, producing the protein MTVDAPAAKLKAADFTSDQETRWCPGCGDYAILKGIQKTLADIGAERAKTVFVSGIGCSSRLPYYMSTYGFHTIHGRAPAFASGIKLANPELDVWVVTGDGDGLSIGGNHLLHVLRRNIDLQILLFNNEIYGLTKGQYSPTSRVGTCSPSTPMGSLELPLSACSMALGSGARFVARAVDTAVKHLGGVLSAAHAHRGASFIEIYQNCIVYNDDVFADFTARDVAAERQLLVEHGKPLIFGAKRDKGLRFAPGTMTLEVMAVGKDGRSLPGYRRRDDEVLVHDQTNRSLAMLLATMEGPSFPVALGVLYCDPRPTYDRDVHAQLEATRGDEPIDWNAVLRRGYTWTI
- a CDS encoding serine hydrolase domain-containing protein — encoded protein: MKRALFLLALVWALPADARSLTPVTPESVGLSSERLALIGTTLQAGVDADEIPGAVVLVARRGGIAYYEAFGYRDKATGDAMRKDTIFRIYSMTKPIVSVAAMTLHEEAKLYLSQPISVHLPAFKGMRVGPHFEPAARAITVQDLLRHTSGLTYAFIGSGAIKNLYKQAGMAEFELDMSIAEYAERLAELPLLYQPGTVWDYGRSTDVLGALIEAVSGTTLDAYMRERVLVPLGMSDSGFWVPESERHRVAEPLSDTLIDITAPPAMLAGGHGIVSTVMDYARFCQMMLEEGSLDGVRILGSETVAYMTADHLGDINRDGTVYLPGPGYGFGLGFAVRTHAGRSRWPGSVGEYFWGGYAGTYFWVDPTKEMIVVYMMQSVKQRGHYRMILRNLVNQAIMD
- a CDS encoding 2-oxoacid:acceptor oxidoreductase subunit alpha — its product is MAAIAEDTDVSPVPTEETWGSAVIRFAGDSGDGMQLTGSQFMLASAVQGNALATFPDFPAEIRAPAGTTFGVSAYQINFSAQKVLTAGDTPDVLVAMNPAALKTNLADLPKGSMLVVDTGSFTERNLRKAGYKTNPIEDDSLEAYHVMEVDMSQATLNAVAESGLGQKEGLRCKNMWALGLVMWLFERKRAPTIDWLRNKFSGQKEVAEANIAALNAGHAWGETAELPHGFTRHTIPRADIEPGLYRAVSGSEALAWGLAIGCDLAGLKMMLGSYPITPASQLLHILAGLKSQGVTTFQAEDEIAAVCSAIGASYAGKLGVTTSSGPGVALKTEALGLAVMVELPLILVNSQRAGPSTGMPTKTEQSDLMQAVYGRNGDTPLPVLAAYSPANCFDMAIEAVRIATRYMTPVILLTDGYLSNAAEPWRIPDIDTLPRFPVTFHTEVEGFEAFMRDPETLARPWAIPGTLGLEHRVGGIEKEFGTGNISYDPDNHQRMTNIRAAKVTGIANGIAPQSVAYGPSEGGELAVVGWGSTFGAIDQAVRGANDAGKSVAHIHLTHLNPFPTNLENLLKRFRHVLVPEMNTGQLSRMLRSEFLLPVKELNKVNGQPFKVAEIAAAIDAALENNNDR